GCCTGATGGCTGCGCCACCATCAGCTCGGCTCCATTCACGACCAGGATGTGGCTTGCATCGAGCGAAGTCAGCCGCTGTCCCACGCCGAACCTGCCCGTGCCATCTTTATTGATCGGATGAAAGCGGCCATCTGCAAAATAGTACAGATGATCATTTGAGGCCGCCCATATCCGGCCCGAAGCATCCATGGCGACGTCGATCACCATGCTCTCTTCCAGTCCATCCGCTAAACCAAAGCGATGAAAGCCGGAACCGTCATAGCGGAAGAGACCATTCTCCGTCGCAGCCCACAGAAACCCCGACTGGTCCTGAATCAGCCGGAAGACATCCATGTTCTGAAGGCCGTCGTCCTGAGCGTAGTGGCGGAAGGTAAACTGCTGTGCACCTGCCACAGGCAAAGCAAACAAAATCCCAAGCAACAACAACACGAGAGCGCCGCGACGCGAAGACGCAGGAGACGCACTTGTCCTATAGCCCCTGTGTAGGTAATTCGTCATACGGCTCACCTGTTGAGACGCTTTAACGCATGGAAGGAACGCTCCATCCAGTCACATTGCAAGAGATAGTTGAGGAGTCTGCAAATTCATACGGCTCGAATCGCCTCACCATTGTTTCACAAAGCGCTTCAGGCCCGCGGCTAAATATAGCAGCGTCATCGCTTACGGATGATTTAACCTCGTGTCTTCAATTCCTTCAGATAGTCAATTGACTGTCGAGGAGATCTCCGCAGCCGAAAATGGAACATCGCTCGCGCGCCGGTGCAGCCGGAACGGCTCACCAGCCGGCGGAGCCAGCAGAACAGGAGCGGGCGGAAAGTAAGCATTGCCCAGGTACTGCGCCAGCATCCGGTGCGTGTTGAAGAACGTGCCGTTCATCCCGATGCAGTGCCGTTGCACCCGCGCCCACGCTCTTGGATTGGCGTAGACCGGAGCGATCCGGTTCTCCAGCTTGTCGTAGAGACTCGCCGCCTCCGCCTGCTCTGTCTCGGCGTCGTCGATGGCCCAGCCGGTCACGCCCTCGGCGCATCCCTCAATCCACCACCCATCCAGAATCGAGAGCGATGGCACGCCATTCAGCGCTGCCTTCATGCCCGATGTGCCCGAAGCCTCATACGGCCTCCGCGGCGTATTCACCCACACATCAACGCCTTGGGTCAGCAACGCACCCAGCTCCCAGTCATAGTTCTCGAGGAAGTGAATCCTCAGCAAGCTCGAATTCAGGCGGTCAGCTACTTCATACACTTCGCGGATCAGGCCCTTACCCGGACCATCCGCCGGATGCGCCTTGCCTGCAAACAAAATCTGCAAGCCGCCGATCTTCTCCGCAATCGCCACTAGGCGAGCCGTGTCCTGCAGAAGCAGGCTCGCGCGTTTATACGTCGCCACTCGGCGCGCAAACCCAAGCGTAAGCACAGTTGGATCGAAGTGGTGTCCCGTGCGCTTTGCCACAACGTCGAAGAGCCTCTGCTTGTTCTTGAGATGACAGGCCGAGATCTGTGCCGGATCAATTCCGTAGACCGATCGCAGGTACTGGTTATCCGTGCGCCAGCCCGGAATCTCTGCATCGAACAGCTCCTGGAAGTGGTGCGATACCCACGTTCCTGCATGGACGCCATTCGTAATCGCATGGACCTTGTAGCCCGGAAACATCTTCTGCGATACCTTGCCATGCTGCATGGCTACGCCATTCACGTAGCGTGAGAAGCGCAGCGCGATATAGGTCATGTTCATCAGGCCGTTGTGCAGGCAGCCAGCGCGGTCAATTGCGGTCGCGCGGTCCTGCCCCAGCACCTGGTACATCTGGTCAACTCCAAACTGGTCGTGGCCTGCTGGCACCGGCGTATGGGTCGTAAACACACAGTGCTCCCGCACCGCTTCTATATCCGCGTCCGTTGCATTTGCCAGCGGAGCGCCATCCAGCTGGTCTTCGAGCAGCCCCAGCGCCAGCAGGGCCGCGTGGCCCTCGTTCATGTGGTGGACCTCGGGTTTACATCCAAGCGCATTGAGCAGGGCAACGCCGCCCAGTCCGAGAACCGCCTCCTGGCACAGCCGGTAGTAGCTGTCGCCACCGTAGAGGTGGTCCGTCAACCTGCGGTCCCACGGATCGTTGCCTTCGACATCGGTATCGAGCAGGAACACCGGAATCACGTGCCCGGTGACGCCGATAACGTCATAGCGCCAGGCCCGCACCATCAGCTTCCGCTCATTGAGCGTTAGCGTAACCACCTCACCCGCGCTGGGCAGGCTCTCCGGCTGCCACGGCACGTCCGACTCCGTCTGCTGTCCAATGTCAGAGAGGTGCTGGCGGAAGTACCCCCGCCGGTGCGCCAGAGAGATAGCCACCATCGGCGCCGCCATGTCGGCTGCCGAGCGGAGCGTGTCCCCTGCGAGCATACCCAGACCGCCCGAGTAGGTCGGAAGCTCTGGCGAAAGTGCAATTTCCA
The Edaphobacter acidisoli genome window above contains:
- the glgP gene encoding alpha-glucan family phosphorylase — protein: MSLSTHAPSLAGRTIAYFSMEIALSPELPTYSGGLGMLAGDTLRSAADMAAPMVAISLAHRRGYFRQHLSDIGQQTESDVPWQPESLPSAGEVVTLTLNERKLMVRAWRYDVIGVTGHVIPVFLLDTDVEGNDPWDRRLTDHLYGGDSYYRLCQEAVLGLGGVALLNALGCKPEVHHMNEGHAALLALGLLEDQLDGAPLANATDADIEAVREHCVFTTHTPVPAGHDQFGVDQMYQVLGQDRATAIDRAGCLHNGLMNMTYIALRFSRYVNGVAMQHGKVSQKMFPGYKVHAITNGVHAGTWVSHHFQELFDAEIPGWRTDNQYLRSVYGIDPAQISACHLKNKQRLFDVVAKRTGHHFDPTVLTLGFARRVATYKRASLLLQDTARLVAIAEKIGGLQILFAGKAHPADGPGKGLIREVYEVADRLNSSLLRIHFLENYDWELGALLTQGVDVWVNTPRRPYEASGTSGMKAALNGVPSLSILDGWWIEGCAEGVTGWAIDDAETEQAEAASLYDKLENRIAPVYANPRAWARVQRHCIGMNGTFFNTHRMLAQYLGNAYFPPAPVLLAPPAGEPFRLHRRASDVPFSAAEISSTVN